Proteins encoded together in one Quercus lobata isolate SW786 chromosome 3, ValleyOak3.0 Primary Assembly, whole genome shotgun sequence window:
- the LOC115979565 gene encoding phospholipase A-2-activating protein-like isoform X1: MTKFMRINGRTNSFVANHLSESLQCLASTLRRWRSGQPSESWEAHKAAIQALIKLPSGELVTGSSDTTLKLWRGSKCTHTFVGHTDQI, encoded by the exons ATGACGAAGTTTATGCGGATCAATGGCAGAACCAACTCCTTTGTAGCAAATCATTTATCCGAGTCTCTACAATGCTTGGCTAG CACATTAAGACGTTGGAGAAGTGGCCAACCTTCAGAATCCTGGGAGGCTCATAAGGCAGCAATCCAAGCACTCATAAAGCTGCCTTCAGGCGAGCTTGTTACAG GTTCAAGTGATACAACTTTAAAACTTTGGAGAGGAAGCAAATGTACACATACTTTTGTTGGGCATACAg ATCAAATATAG
- the LOC115979565 gene encoding phospholipase A-2-activating protein-like isoform X2 produces MTKFMRINGRTNSFVANHLSESLQCLASTLRRWRSGQPSESWEAHKAAIQALIKLPSGELVTGSSDTTLKLWRGSKCTHTFVGHTG; encoded by the exons ATGACGAAGTTTATGCGGATCAATGGCAGAACCAACTCCTTTGTAGCAAATCATTTATCCGAGTCTCTACAATGCTTGGCTAG CACATTAAGACGTTGGAGAAGTGGCCAACCTTCAGAATCCTGGGAGGCTCATAAGGCAGCAATCCAAGCACTCATAAAGCTGCCTTCAGGCGAGCTTGTTACAG GTTCAAGTGATACAACTTTAAAACTTTGGAGAGGAAGCAAATGTACACATACTTTTGTTGGGCATACAg GCTGA
- the LOC115979672 gene encoding serine/threonine-protein phosphatase 7 long form homolog, with product MQHIDAAGLTGLFKVPDMEVDHALITALVERWRPETHTFHLPHGEMGITLQDMEVMLGLPVDGLPVTGKTDYIWNELCEQLLGHKPPPSIPNSNKSILAGARIRYTWLDAQFADPLVADAADEVVQQHARYHLLVRMGALLFMDRSADRVSLLPLQLLNPVSNARRYSWGSAALAWLYRQLCGASKKDAMQIGGALLLVQLWAYSRFPQLCPVVRPPLPPVHLGPLAIRWSGPKCTAEHATHVLAAYRASLATVRAEQIVWEPYTHTLGSLPAYCTAGQHIWRAEVPLIFFWIVEWHHPERVLRQFGMKQPVPSVVDTSTTLHKISLQGKWEKNWEVEHDPFIRPWANRVNVVRGSDLLDDDDTYLVEYMMWYNRHTRRYITPESAYWELMVRTMIRSIPRCDEGSDMHTDLTFTLELVEELGRLKLANALAEAVDIDTQAPVRGGQRGGSRGGGHRGGGQAGRSRTTESAPIYEEGNEEGVEEAWLGTDWVLSDDDGRTPRCTPGDGAGPSHSVDHQGTVPAHTTSHGASTDFEGPPRMSPPVFSGSAHDGGCIFVPTPGMPTPPLVHVDPTMSAPSQTPHGEAVQIEQIPAEDIEPVEALRRSRRPRAHAPDCGTGDGKIRPVRAYGRKRKDH from the exons ATGCAACACATAGATGCAGCAGGGTTGACTGGTTTATTCAAGGTTCCTGATATGGAGGTCGACCACGCCTTGATCACGGCGTTGGTTGAGCGGTGGCGTCCGGAGACGCACACGTTCCACTTACCCCATGGAGAAATGGGTATCACCTTGCAAGATATGGAGGTGATGCTGGGGCTTCCGGTGGATGGGTTGCCTGTCACTGGGAAGACAGACTACATATGGAATGAGCTGTGCGAACAGTTGTTGGGCCATAAACCTCCACCCTCGATACCAAACTCAAACAAGTCTATCCTTGCTGGGGCGAGGATAAGATACACCTGGCTTGATGCACAGTTTGCCGATCCCTTAGTTGCGGACGCTGCTGACGAAGTCGTGCAGCAACATGCCCGCTACCACCTACTTGTACGGATGGGGGCCCTCTTGTTCATGGACAGGTCTGCGGACCGGGTCTCACTGCTGCCTTTGCAGTTGCTCAACCCAGTCAGCAATGCGAGACGGTATAGCTGGGGTAGTGCAGCATTGGCCTGGCTGTATAGGCAACTTTGTGGTGCATCGAAGAAGGATGCGATGCAGATTGGAGGAGCACTCTTGTTGGTGCAGCTATGGGCCTATTCAAGGTTCCCACAATTATGCCCTGTTGTGAGGCCGCCTCTACCGCCAGTGCACTTAGGGCCCCTTGCCATTAG GTGGAGCGGGCCAAAATGCACCGCAGAGCATGCCACACACGTCCTTGCTGCGTACCGGGCGTCACTGGCTACAGTACGGGCCGAGCAG ATTGTATGGGAGCCGTACACGCATACGCTAGGCTCCCTACCTGCGTATTGCACTGCTGGGCAGCATATTTGGAGGGCCGAGGTGCCGTTGATATTCTTTTGGATAGTGGAGTGGCATCATCCTGAGCGAGTCCTCCGTCAGTTTGGGATGAAGCAACCAGTTCCAAGTGTCGTGGATACGTCGACTACCCTTCACAAGATATCCCTTCAGGGTAAATGGGAGAAGAACTGGGAGGTAGAACATGATCCCTTTATTCGGCCATGGGCCAACCGAGTGAATGTAGTTCGCGGGTCCGATCTCCTAGACGATGATGATACGTATCTCGTTGAGTACATGATGTGGTACAATCGCCACACAAGGCGGTACATAACACCAGAGTCTGCGTATTGGGAACTCATG GTTCGGACGATGATTAGGTCTATACCGAGGTGCGATGAAGGTTCTGACATGCACACTGACCTTACATTTACACTAGAGCTTGTGGAGGAGCTAGGCCGACTTAAATTGGCGAATGCGCTTGCAGAAGCAGTTGACATTGATACACAGGCCCCAGTTCGTGGCGGGCAACGTGGTGGGTCTCGTGGGGGTGGACATCGTGGAGGTGGTCAAGCTGGTCGCAGCCGTACGACCGAGTCGGCTCCCATCTACGAGGAAGGGAATGAGGAGGGTGTAGAAGAGGCATGGCTTGGCACTGATTGGGTACTGTCTGATGACGACGGCAGGACACCGCGATGCACGCCTGGCGATGGTGCTGGGCCATCCCATAGCGTCGATCATCAGGGCACTGTTCCAGCCCACACTACATCCCATGGTGCTAGCACGGACTTTGAGGGCCCTCCTCGTATGTCGCCCCCAGTTTTCAGTGGATCTGCCCATGATGGTGGATGCATATTTGTCCCCACACCAGGCATGCCCACCCCACCTCTAGTGCATGTGGACCCCACCATGTCAGCTCCATCTCAAACCCCCCACGGAGAGGCTGTACAGATTGAGCAGATACCGGCTGAGGACATTGAGCCGGTGGAGGCTTTGCGGAGATCGCGACGCCCGCGTGCGCATGCTCCCGATTGCGGGACCGGTGATG GTAAGATTAGACCTGTCAGGGCATATGGGCGGAAACGAAAAGATCATTAA